The following are encoded together in the Pseudomonas maumuensis genome:
- the recG gene encoding ATP-dependent DNA helicase RecG, translating into MTELSNVPVTTLKGVGEAMAEKLAKVGLENLQDLLFHLPLRYQDRTRVVPIGQLRPGQDAVIEGVVSGADVTMGKRRSLVVRLGDGSGTLSLRFYHFSNAQKEGLKRGTHLRCYGEARPGASGLEIYHPEYRALNGDEAPPPVEQTLTPIYPTTEGLTQQRLRLLCQQSLGLLGPRSLPDWLPDQLARDYQLAPLSDAIRYLHNPPADADLDELAEGHHWAQHRLAFEELLTHQLSQQRLRESQRSLRAPVLPKATRLPAQYLANLGFNPTGAQRRVGNEIAYDLSQPEPMMRLVQGDVGAGKTVVAALAALQALEAGYQVALMAPTEILAEQHFITFKRWLEPLGIEVAWLAGKLKGKARASALEQIANGAPMVVGTHALFQDEVQFKHLALAIIDEQHRFGVQQRLALRKKGVMGQLCPHQLIMTATPIPRTLAMSAYADLDTSVLDELPPGRTPVNTVLVADSRRFEVVERVRAACAEGRQAYWVCTLIEESEELTCQAAESTFEELGSALGELRVGLIHGRMKPAEKAAVMAEFKAGELQLLVATTVIEVGVDVPNASLMIIENPERLGLAQLHQLRGRVGRGSAVSHCVLLYHPPLSQIGRERLGIMRETNDGFVIAEKDLELRGPGEMLGTRQTGLLQFKVADLMRDADLLPAVRDAAQALLARWPDHVSPLLDRWLRHGQQYGQV; encoded by the coding sequence ATGACCGAGCTGTCGAACGTCCCGGTCACCACGCTCAAGGGTGTTGGTGAAGCCATGGCAGAGAAACTCGCCAAGGTCGGTCTGGAGAACCTGCAGGATCTGCTGTTCCACCTGCCGTTGCGCTACCAGGATCGCACCCGCGTGGTGCCCATCGGCCAACTGCGTCCCGGTCAGGACGCGGTGATCGAAGGCGTGGTCAGCGGCGCTGACGTGACCATGGGCAAGCGTCGCAGTCTCGTGGTGCGCCTGGGCGATGGCAGCGGCACGCTGAGCCTGCGCTTCTACCATTTCAGCAATGCGCAGAAGGAAGGCCTCAAGCGTGGCACCCACCTGCGTTGCTATGGCGAAGCGCGCCCCGGCGCCTCGGGGCTGGAGATCTACCACCCGGAATACCGAGCGCTGAACGGCGACGAAGCACCGCCCCCGGTCGAACAGACGCTGACGCCGATCTACCCGACCACCGAAGGCCTCACCCAGCAGCGCCTGCGCCTGCTGTGCCAGCAGAGCCTGGGCCTGCTCGGCCCGCGCAGCCTGCCCGACTGGCTGCCCGACCAACTGGCCCGCGACTACCAGCTGGCGCCATTGAGCGATGCCATCCGCTACCTGCACAACCCGCCGGCCGATGCCGATCTGGACGAGCTTGCCGAGGGCCATCACTGGGCCCAGCACCGCCTGGCCTTCGAGGAACTGCTGACCCATCAGCTCTCCCAGCAGCGCCTGCGGGAAAGCCAGCGCAGCCTGCGTGCGCCGGTACTGCCCAAGGCCACCCGTCTACCTGCTCAGTACCTGGCCAACCTTGGTTTCAACCCGACCGGTGCCCAGCGGCGCGTCGGCAACGAGATCGCCTACGACCTCAGCCAGCCCGAGCCGATGATGCGCCTGGTACAGGGTGACGTGGGCGCCGGCAAGACCGTGGTCGCCGCCCTCGCGGCGCTGCAGGCACTGGAGGCCGGCTACCAGGTGGCGCTGATGGCCCCCACCGAGATCCTCGCCGAGCAGCATTTCATCACCTTCAAACGCTGGCTCGAGCCGCTGGGCATCGAAGTGGCCTGGCTGGCCGGCAAGCTCAAGGGCAAGGCCCGCGCCAGCGCCCTGGAGCAGATCGCCAATGGCGCGCCGATGGTGGTCGGCACCCACGCGCTGTTCCAGGACGAAGTGCAGTTCAAGCACCTGGCCCTGGCGATCATCGACGAGCAGCATCGCTTCGGCGTGCAGCAGCGCCTGGCCCTGCGCAAGAAAGGCGTCATGGGCCAGCTGTGCCCGCACCAGTTGATCATGACCGCCACCCCGATCCCACGCACCCTGGCCATGAGCGCCTATGCCGACCTGGATACCTCGGTCCTCGACGAGCTACCACCCGGACGTACCCCGGTGAATACCGTGCTGGTCGCCGACAGCCGCCGCTTCGAGGTGGTCGAGCGGGTGCGCGCCGCCTGTGCCGAAGGTCGCCAGGCCTACTGGGTATGTACTCTGATCGAAGAATCCGAGGAACTGACCTGCCAGGCCGCCGAGAGCACCTTCGAGGAGCTCGGCAGCGCACTGGGCGAGCTGCGCGTGGGGCTGATCCACGGGCGCATGAAGCCTGCGGAAAAAGCGGCGGTGATGGCCGAGTTCAAGGCCGGCGAGCTGCAACTGCTGGTGGCCACCACGGTGATCGAGGTCGGCGTCGACGTACCCAATGCCAGCCTGATGATCATCGAGAACCCCGAGCGCCTGGGCCTGGCCCAGTTGCACCAGCTGCGCGGCCGGGTCGGCCGGGGCAGCGCGGTGAGCCACTGCGTGCTGCTCTACCATCCACCGCTGTCGCAGATCGGCCGTGAGCGCCTGGGCATCATGCGGGAAACCAACGACGGATTCGTCATAGCAGAGAAGGATCTGGAACTGCGTGGCCCCGGCGAGATGCTCGGGACCCGCCAGACCGGCCTGCTACAGTTCAAAGTCGCCGACCTGATGCGCGATGCCGACCTGTTGCCGGCCGTACGCGACGCCGCCCAGGCCCTGCTGGCGCGCTGGCCCGACCACGTCAGCCCGTTGCTCGACCGTTGGTTGCGCCACGGCCAACAATATGGCCAGGTGTGA
- a CDS encoding aminoacyl-tRNA deacylase and HDOD domain-containing protein, protein MTEVALDTATLHAPSVIRLLLDKLGVSFREVPEHPGLPANSRVQAVLLDDEIGALMVLFPQSQLLDLKRLEELTGRKLKAVPLERLKQMLDKHHLKALPAIPALTSSPCQYEKSLLDNETLLIQSGEAGLLLEIGRTAFKKMLVKASASTFGQPISDIRLSFDQLDGPPKEVIRAVQAFTARRIQQRLEQTIEIPPLADTAQKIIKLRVDPNASIDDITGVVETDPALAAQVVSWAASPYYASPGKIRSVEDAIVRVLGFDLVINLALGLALGKTLSLPKDHPQQATPYWQQSIYTAAVIEGLTRAMPRAERPEAGLTYLAGLLHNFGYLLLAHVFPPHFSLICRHLEVNPHLCHSYVEQHLLGISREQIGAWLMKLWDMPDELSTALRFQHDPTYDGEYAAFPNLVCLATRLLRARGIGSGPKDEIPDALLERLGLTRDKAEEVVNKVLEAEALLRELASQFHAPHSH, encoded by the coding sequence ATGACTGAAGTTGCCCTGGATACCGCAACCCTACACGCACCGTCTGTCATCCGGCTGTTGCTCGACAAGCTCGGCGTCAGCTTCCGCGAGGTGCCCGAGCACCCGGGGCTGCCGGCCAACTCGCGCGTACAGGCCGTGCTGCTCGATGACGAGATCGGTGCCTTGATGGTGCTGTTCCCGCAAAGCCAGTTGCTGGACCTCAAGCGCCTCGAGGAACTGACCGGTCGCAAGCTCAAGGCCGTGCCGCTGGAGCGCTTGAAGCAGATGCTCGACAAGCATCACCTCAAGGCCCTGCCCGCCATTCCCGCGCTGACCAGCTCGCCGTGCCAGTACGAAAAGAGCCTGCTCGACAACGAAACCCTGCTGATCCAGTCCGGTGAAGCCGGGCTGCTCCTGGAAATCGGCAGGACGGCGTTCAAGAAGATGCTGGTCAAGGCCAGCGCCAGCACCTTCGGCCAGCCGATCAGCGATATTCGTCTCAGTTTCGATCAATTGGACGGTCCTCCCAAGGAAGTGATCCGCGCAGTCCAGGCCTTCACCGCCCGGCGCATCCAGCAACGCCTGGAGCAGACCATCGAGATTCCGCCGCTGGCCGACACCGCGCAGAAGATCATCAAGCTGCGTGTCGACCCCAATGCCAGCATCGACGACATCACCGGCGTGGTGGAGACCGACCCGGCCCTGGCCGCGCAGGTGGTCAGCTGGGCTGCCTCCCCGTACTACGCCTCGCCCGGCAAGATCCGTTCGGTGGAAGACGCCATCGTCCGGGTACTGGGCTTCGATCTGGTGATCAACCTGGCGCTGGGCCTGGCCCTGGGCAAGACCCTGAGCCTGCCCAAGGACCACCCGCAACAGGCCACGCCGTATTGGCAGCAGTCGATCTATACCGCTGCCGTGATCGAGGGCCTGACCCGCGCCATGCCGCGCGCCGAGCGCCCGGAAGCGGGGCTGACCTACCTCGCCGGCCTGCTGCACAACTTCGGCTACTTGCTACTGGCCCACGTCTTCCCGCCGCATTTCTCGCTGATCTGCCGCCATCTGGAGGTCAACCCGCACCTGTGCCACAGCTATGTGGAGCAGCACTTGCTGGGGATCAGCCGTGAGCAGATCGGTGCCTGGCTGATGAAGCTGTGGGACATGCCTGACGAACTGTCCACAGCCCTGCGCTTCCAGCACGATCCGACTTACGACGGCGAGTACGCGGCGTTCCCCAACCTGGTGTGCCTGGCGACGCGCCTGCTGCGCGCCCGGGGGATCGGCTCGGGGCCGAAGGACGAGATCCCGGATGCCCTGCTCGAGCGCCTGGGGCTGACCCGGGACAAGGCCGAAGAGGTGGTGAACAAGGTGCTGGAGGCCGAGGCATTGCTACGCGAGCTGGCGTCGCAGTTCCACGCGCCGCATTCGCATTAA
- a CDS encoding HU family DNA-binding protein — translation MRKPELAAVIAEKADLTKEKANIVLNAILDSITGALDKDTVTLVGFGTFEKRHRGARTGKNPQTGEPVKIKASNTVAFKPGKGLRDSVNAPAKPAKKK, via the coding sequence ATGCGTAAACCAGAACTCGCCGCCGTCATCGCCGAAAAGGCCGATCTGACCAAGGAAAAGGCCAATATTGTCCTGAACGCGATTCTCGACAGCATCACCGGCGCACTCGACAAGGACACCGTCACCCTGGTCGGCTTCGGCACCTTCGAAAAACGCCACCGTGGTGCCCGCACCGGCAAGAACCCGCAGACGGGCGAGCCGGTCAAGATCAAGGCCAGCAACACTGTCGCCTTCAAACCGGGCAAGGGCCTGCGTGACAGCGTCAACGCACCGGCCAAGCCCGCCAAGAAAAAGTGA
- a CDS encoding NAD(P)/FAD-dependent oxidoreductase, producing MTSPVVIIGTGLAGYNLAREFRKLDGDTPLLLITADDGRSYSKPMLSTGFAKQKDADGLCMAEPGAMAEQLKAEIRTHTRISGIDPGHKRLWIGEEAVEYRDLVLAWGAQTVQVPVEGDAGELIFPINDLEDYARFRVAAAGKQRVLILGAGLIGCEFANDLTLGGLQCEVVAPCEQVMPTLLHPAAAAAVQAGLEGLGVRFHLGPVLTRLQRSGATLEAHLSDGSVIPCDLVVSAIGLRPRTDLAAAAGLQVNRGVVVDRQLRTSHANIFALGDCAEVDGINLLYVMPLMTCARALAQTLAGNPTAVAYGPMPVTVKTPACPLVVSPVPSGHEGTWVVEGSGADLKVLCHSADGQLLGYALTGGAVMEKLALNRQLPPLMA from the coding sequence ATGACGTCCCCCGTGGTGATCATTGGTACCGGCCTTGCCGGCTATAACCTGGCGCGAGAGTTTCGCAAGCTGGACGGCGACACGCCGCTGCTGCTGATCACTGCCGACGACGGTCGCTCCTATTCCAAGCCCATGCTGTCCACCGGCTTTGCCAAGCAGAAGGACGCCGACGGCCTGTGCATGGCCGAACCGGGGGCCATGGCCGAGCAGCTCAAGGCCGAGATCCGCACCCACACCCGTATCAGTGGTATCGACCCAGGCCATAAGCGCCTGTGGATCGGCGAGGAAGCGGTGGAGTACCGCGACCTGGTACTGGCCTGGGGCGCGCAGACCGTGCAGGTGCCCGTGGAAGGCGATGCTGGCGAGCTGATCTTCCCGATCAACGACCTGGAGGACTACGCACGTTTTCGCGTTGCTGCCGCAGGCAAGCAACGGGTGCTGATCCTCGGCGCCGGCCTGATTGGCTGCGAATTCGCCAACGACCTTACCTTGGGCGGCCTGCAGTGCGAGGTCGTGGCGCCGTGCGAGCAGGTAATGCCGACCTTGCTGCACCCGGCGGCGGCCGCCGCCGTGCAGGCAGGCCTGGAAGGGTTGGGAGTGCGTTTCCATCTCGGCCCGGTGCTGACCCGCCTGCAACGTTCGGGGGCAACTCTGGAGGCGCACCTGTCCGACGGCAGCGTCATCCCTTGCGACCTGGTGGTGTCTGCGATCGGCCTGCGGCCGCGTACCGACCTGGCGGCGGCAGCGGGGCTGCAGGTCAACCGCGGGGTAGTGGTGGATCGCCAGCTGCGCACTTCTCACGCCAACATCTTCGCCCTGGGCGACTGCGCCGAGGTCGATGGCATCAACCTGCTGTACGTCATGCCCTTGATGACCTGCGCCCGCGCCTTGGCCCAGACCTTGGCCGGCAACCCGACCGCAGTGGCCTATGGCCCGATGCCGGTCACCGTGAAGACGCCGGCTTGTCCGTTGGTGGTGTCCCCTGTGCCAAGCGGCCATGAGGGCACCTGGGTGGTGGAGGGCAGCGGCGCTGACCTGAAAGTGCTCTGCCATAGCGCCGATGGCCAGCTGCTGGGCTACGCCCTGACCGGCGGCGCGGTCATGGAGAAACTGGCGTTGAATCGCCAGTTGCCACCCTTGATGGCGTAA
- a CDS encoding rubredoxin, producing MKKWQCIVCGLIYDEAQGWPDDGIAPGTRWEDVPEDWLCPDCGVGKSDFEMIAIG from the coding sequence ATGAAGAAGTGGCAATGCATTGTCTGTGGCCTGATCTACGATGAGGCCCAAGGCTGGCCGGACGACGGTATCGCCCCCGGCACCCGCTGGGAAGATGTGCCGGAAGACTGGCTGTGCCCTGACTGTGGTGTAGGCAAGAGTGACTTCGAAATGATCGCCATTGGCTGA
- a CDS encoding chorismate--pyruvate lyase family protein has product MPYETPQAAAVAWLAYPQLAPLPDQPTLDWLFDEGSLTRRLTGLSHDHFSVTPLFEGWQPLRDDECAALGLRPGAQGWVREVYLRGHGQPWVFARSVASRTALERGGLDLETLGSRSLGELLFCDQAFVRHPIEVCSYPQDWLPAEVASAGLWGRRSRFERDGLDLLVAEVFLPALWHAAKEENR; this is encoded by the coding sequence GTGCCGTACGAAACCCCGCAAGCAGCCGCTGTCGCGTGGCTGGCGTATCCGCAACTGGCGCCCCTGCCCGACCAGCCGACCCTGGACTGGCTGTTCGACGAAGGCTCCCTGACCCGTCGCCTGACCGGTCTTTCCCACGACCACTTCAGCGTCACCCCTTTGTTCGAGGGCTGGCAGCCACTGCGTGACGATGAATGCGCCGCGTTGGGCCTGCGGCCTGGCGCGCAGGGCTGGGTGCGCGAGGTCTACCTGCGCGGCCATGGCCAGCCGTGGGTATTCGCCCGCAGCGTCGCCAGCCGCACAGCGCTGGAGCGCGGAGGGCTCGACCTGGAAACCCTGGGCAGCCGTTCGCTGGGCGAGCTACTGTTCTGCGACCAGGCGTTCGTCCGCCACCCTATCGAAGTGTGCAGTTATCCACAGGACTGGCTGCCCGCCGAGGTCGCCAGCGCCGGGCTGTGGGGACGGCGCTCGCGCTTCGAGCGCGACGGCCTCGACCTGCTGGTGGCCGAGGTGTTCCTGCCCGCCCTGTGGCACGCGGCCAAGGAGGAAAACCGCTGA
- the ubiA gene encoding 4-hydroxybenzoate octaprenyltransferase, with protein MYLQLLKSLNRLHPRAWDFVQLSRMDRPIGIYLLLWPTLSAVWIAGNGSPTLANVLIFGLGVVLMRAAGCCINDFADRKVDGHVKRTADRPLASGRVKPREALVLFALLVGVSFLLVLCTNATTVWLSFGAVALAFCYPFMKRYTYYPQVVLGAAYSWGIPMAFTAAGGELPASAWLLYIANLLWTVGYDTYYAMVDRDDDLKIGVKSTAILFGEADRVIILTLQLLSLGCLLLAGNRFELGGWFHLGLLAAAVCFAWEFWSTRKLDRESCFKAFLHNHWAGLLIFICVVLDYALR; from the coding sequence ATGTACCTGCAACTGCTCAAGTCGCTCAACCGCCTGCACCCGCGCGCCTGGGACTTTGTCCAGCTGAGCCGCATGGACCGCCCCATCGGCATCTACCTGCTGCTGTGGCCGACGCTGTCGGCGGTGTGGATTGCCGGCAACGGCTCGCCGACCCTGGCCAACGTGCTGATCTTCGGCCTCGGCGTGGTGCTGATGCGTGCCGCCGGCTGCTGCATCAACGATTTCGCCGACCGCAAGGTGGACGGCCACGTCAAGCGCACCGCCGACCGGCCACTGGCCAGTGGCCGGGTGAAGCCCCGCGAAGCGCTGGTGCTGTTCGCCCTGCTGGTGGGGGTGAGCTTCCTGCTGGTGCTATGCACCAACGCCACTACGGTGTGGCTGTCGTTCGGCGCGGTCGCCCTGGCTTTCTGCTATCCGTTCATGAAGCGCTACACCTACTACCCGCAGGTGGTGCTGGGCGCGGCGTATTCCTGGGGTATCCCCATGGCTTTCACCGCCGCGGGTGGCGAGCTGCCGGCCAGCGCCTGGCTGCTGTACATCGCCAACCTGCTATGGACAGTGGGCTACGACACCTACTACGCCATGGTCGATCGTGACGACGACCTGAAGATCGGCGTGAAGTCCACCGCCATCCTGTTCGGCGAGGCCGACCGGGTGATCATCCTGACCCTGCAGCTGCTGTCGCTGGGCTGCCTGCTGCTGGCGGGCAACCGCTTCGAGCTGGGCGGCTGGTTCCACCTGGGGCTGCTGGCGGCGGCGGTATGCTTCGCCTGGGAGTTCTGGTCAACGCGCAAGCTGGACCGCGAGTCGTGCTTCAAGGCGTTCCTGCACAACCACTGGGCGGGGTTGTTGATCTTCATTTGTGTGGTGCTGGACTACGCGCTGCGCTGA
- a CDS encoding COG4315 family predicted lipoprotein, with protein MTRHTLSWMALCAALAVPGVASAHHAMEKDGMWVDHDGMTLYTFDKDAGGKSMCNGECAKNWPPLMVKKDDEAPKDKWTHVTRDDGSMQWAYDGKPLYTFVKDKKAGETTGDGMKDVWHVAKP; from the coding sequence ATGACACGACATACGCTGAGCTGGATGGCCCTTTGCGCTGCGCTGGCAGTGCCTGGGGTGGCGTCGGCTCATCACGCCATGGAGAAGGATGGCATGTGGGTCGACCACGACGGCATGACGCTGTACACCTTTGACAAGGACGCTGGCGGCAAGTCCATGTGCAATGGCGAGTGCGCCAAGAATTGGCCGCCGTTGATGGTGAAGAAGGATGACGAGGCGCCGAAGGACAAGTGGACTCACGTCACCCGCGACGATGGCTCGATGCAGTGGGCCTATGACGGCAAGCCGCTGTACACCTTCGTCAAGGACAAGAAGGCCGGGGAGACCACCGGTGATGGCATGAAGGATGTCTGGCACGTCGCCAAGCCTTGA
- the phoB gene encoding phosphate regulon transcriptional regulator PhoB, which translates to MVGRNILIVDDEAPIREMIAVALEMAGYDCLEAENSQQAHAIIVDRKPDLILLDWMLPGTSGIELARRLKRDELTGDIPIIMLTAKGEEDNKIQGLEVGADDYITKPFSPRELVARLKAVLRRTGPSDSEAPIEVGGLLLDPISHRVTIDGKPAEMGPTEYRLLQFFMTHQERAYTRGQLLDQVWGGNVYVEERTVDVHIRRLRKALGEAYENLVQTVRGTGYRFSTKS; encoded by the coding sequence ATGGTTGGCAGAAACATTCTGATCGTCGACGACGAAGCGCCTATCCGCGAGATGATCGCCGTTGCATTGGAAATGGCCGGCTATGACTGCCTCGAGGCCGAGAACTCGCAACAGGCCCACGCCATCATCGTCGACCGCAAGCCGGACCTGATCCTGCTCGACTGGATGCTGCCGGGCACCTCCGGCATCGAGCTGGCCCGCCGCCTCAAGCGCGACGAGCTGACCGGCGACATCCCGATCATCATGCTCACCGCCAAGGGTGAAGAGGACAACAAGATCCAGGGCCTGGAAGTCGGCGCCGACGACTACATCACCAAGCCGTTCTCGCCCCGTGAACTGGTGGCGCGCCTCAAGGCCGTGCTGCGCCGTACCGGTCCGAGCGACAGCGAAGCGCCGATCGAAGTCGGTGGCCTGCTGCTCGACCCGATCAGCCACCGCGTGACCATCGATGGCAAGCCGGCCGAGATGGGCCCCACCGAATACCGCCTGCTGCAGTTCTTCATGACTCACCAGGAGCGTGCCTACACTCGCGGCCAGTTGCTCGACCAGGTCTGGGGCGGCAACGTCTATGTCGAGGAACGCACTGTGGACGTGCATATCCGGCGCCTGCGCAAGGCACTGGGTGAAGCCTACGAAAATCTGGTACAAACCGTCCGCGGCACTGGCTATCGCTTCTCGACCAAAAGCTGA
- the phoR gene encoding phosphate regulon sensor histidine kinase PhoR, whose amino-acid sequence MLLLITVCLIGGLVSGYYGWSLAIGLAFYLGWTLKQLLRLHDWLRNHQPDEAPPDGYGLWGEVFDSIYHLQRRDQRVRGRLQAVIDRVQESTAALRDAVIMLDSDGNLEWWNRAAETLLGFKTPQDGGQPVTNLVRHPRFKEYFESDNYAEPLEIPSPINDRLRVQLHLTRYGNNEHLMLVRDVTRIHQLEQMRKDFVANVSHELRTPLTVITGYLETLLDNVEDVNPRWSRALQQMSAQGSRMQTLLNDLLLLAKLEATDYPSDNQPVLVDTLLTAIKNDAQALSGPRNQRISLEATPGIRLKGSESELRSAFSNLVFNAVKYTQDEGNIRIRWWADEQGAHLSVQDSGVGIEAKHLPRLTERFYRVDSSRASNTGGTGLGLAIVKHVLMRHRGRLEISSVPGHGSTFTCHFAPAQLVVNKG is encoded by the coding sequence ATGCTCCTGCTGATCACCGTCTGCCTGATCGGCGGACTGGTCAGCGGGTACTACGGCTGGAGCCTGGCCATCGGCCTGGCCTTCTACCTGGGCTGGACCCTGAAGCAGTTGCTGCGCCTGCACGACTGGCTGCGCAATCATCAACCCGATGAAGCGCCGCCCGATGGCTACGGCCTGTGGGGCGAAGTGTTCGACAGCATCTATCACCTGCAGCGCCGTGACCAGCGCGTGCGTGGCCGCCTGCAGGCGGTGATCGACCGGGTCCAGGAGTCCACCGCCGCGCTGCGCGATGCAGTGATCATGCTCGACAGCGACGGCAACCTGGAATGGTGGAACCGCGCCGCCGAGACCCTGCTGGGCTTCAAGACCCCGCAGGACGGCGGCCAGCCGGTGACCAACCTGGTGCGCCACCCGCGCTTCAAGGAGTATTTCGAGTCGGATAACTACGCCGAACCGCTGGAAATCCCGTCGCCGATCAACGACCGCCTGCGCGTGCAACTGCACCTCACCCGCTACGGCAACAACGAACACCTGATGCTGGTGCGCGACGTGACCCGCATCCATCAGCTGGAGCAGATGCGCAAGGATTTCGTCGCCAACGTCTCCCACGAGCTGCGCACGCCGCTGACGGTGATCACCGGCTACCTCGAGACGCTGCTGGACAACGTCGAGGACGTGAACCCGCGCTGGAGCCGTGCCCTGCAGCAGATGAGCGCGCAAGGCTCACGCATGCAGACCCTGCTCAACGACCTGTTGCTGTTGGCCAAGCTCGAAGCCACCGACTATCCCTCGGACAACCAGCCGGTGCTGGTCGACACCCTGCTCACCGCCATCAAGAACGACGCCCAGGCCCTGTCCGGCCCGCGCAACCAGCGGATCAGCCTGGAAGCAACGCCAGGCATACGCCTCAAGGGCAGCGAGTCGGAACTGCGCAGCGCGTTCTCCAACCTGGTGTTCAACGCGGTCAAGTACACCCAGGATGAGGGCAATATCCGCATTCGCTGGTGGGCCGACGAGCAGGGCGCGCACCTCAGCGTGCAGGACTCGGGGGTCGGTATCGAGGCCAAGCACCTGCCACGCCTGACCGAACGCTTCTACCGCGTCGACTCCAGCCGCGCGTCCAATACCGGCGGCACCGGGCTGGGCCTGGCGATCGTCAAGCACGTGCTGATGCGCCATCGCGGACGCCTGGAAATCAGCAGCGTGCCGGGGCATGGCAGTACCTTTACCTGCCACTTCGCGCCAGCGCAATTGGTCGTGAACAAGGGCTGA
- a CDS encoding hemolysin family protein, which translates to MDPSPGISLTSLFADFGMILFALFLVLLNGFFVAAEFAMVKLRSTRVESIAELHGWRGSILRKVHNQLDAYLSACQLGITLASLGLGWVGEPAFAHLLEPLLAYVGVDSPELIKAISFFVAFFVISYLHIVVGELAPKSWAIRKPELLSLWTAVPLYLFYWAMYPAIYLLNASANTILRIAGQGEPGPHHEHHYSREELKLILHSSRGQDPSDQGMRVLASAVEMGELEVVDWANSREDMVSIDAHAPLKEILALLRRHKFSRYPVYDAEREEFTGLLHIKDLLLELAELDHLPQTIDLEDLARPLERVSRHMPLAQLLEQFRKGGAHFVLVEEADGKVIGYLTMEDVLEVLVGDIQDEHRKTERGILAYQPGKLLVRGDTPLFKVERLLGVDLDHIEAETLAGLVYETLKRVPEEEEVLEVEGLRIIIKKMKGPKIVLAKVLKLD; encoded by the coding sequence ATGGACCCTTCCCCTGGTATCAGCCTCACCTCGTTGTTCGCCGATTTCGGCATGATTCTCTTCGCCTTGTTCCTGGTGCTGCTCAACGGCTTCTTCGTGGCCGCCGAGTTCGCCATGGTCAAGCTGCGCTCCACCCGCGTCGAATCCATCGCCGAGCTGCATGGCTGGCGTGGCAGCATCCTGCGCAAGGTACACAACCAGCTCGACGCCTATCTCTCGGCCTGCCAGCTGGGCATCACCCTCGCCTCCCTGGGCCTGGGCTGGGTAGGCGAGCCAGCGTTCGCGCACCTGCTCGAGCCGCTGCTGGCCTATGTCGGCGTGGACAGCCCGGAGCTGATCAAGGCGATCTCGTTCTTCGTCGCCTTCTTCGTGATCTCCTACCTGCACATCGTGGTCGGCGAGCTGGCCCCCAAATCGTGGGCAATCCGCAAGCCCGAGCTGCTGTCGCTGTGGACCGCCGTGCCGCTGTACCTGTTCTACTGGGCGATGTACCCGGCGATCTACCTGCTCAACGCCAGCGCCAACACCATCCTGCGCATCGCCGGCCAGGGCGAGCCCGGGCCGCACCATGAGCATCACTACAGCCGCGAGGAGCTCAAGCTGATCCTGCACTCCAGCCGTGGCCAGGACCCGAGCGACCAAGGCATGCGCGTGCTGGCCTCGGCGGTGGAGATGGGCGAGCTGGAAGTGGTCGACTGGGCCAATTCCCGCGAAGACATGGTCAGCATCGATGCCCATGCGCCGCTGAAGGAAATCCTCGCCCTGCTGCGCCGTCACAAGTTCAGCCGCTACCCGGTGTATGACGCCGAGCGCGAGGAATTCACCGGCCTGCTGCACATCAAGGACCTGCTGCTGGAGCTGGCAGAGCTCGACCACTTGCCGCAAACCATCGACCTTGAAGACCTCGCCCGCCCGCTGGAACGGGTCTCCCGGCACATGCCGCTGGCCCAGTTGCTGGAGCAGTTCCGCAAAGGTGGCGCGCACTTCGTGCTGGTCGAGGAAGCCGATGGCAAGGTGATCGGCTACCTGACCATGGAAGACGTGCTGGAAGTGCTGGTGGGCGATATCCAGGACGAACACCGCAAGACCGAGCGCGGCATCCTCGCCTACCAGCCGGGCAAGCTGCTGGTGCGCGGTGATACGCCGCTGTTCAAGGTCGAGCGCCTGCTGGGCGTCGACCTTGATCATATCGAGGCGGAAACCCTGGCCGGCCTGGTCTACGAGACTCTCAAGCGCGTCCCCGAGGAAGAGGAAGTGCTGGAAGTCGAAGGCCTGCGCATCATCATCAAGAAGATGAAAGGGCCGAAGATCGTGCTGGCCAAGGTGCTCAAGCTCGATTGA